A genomic window from Silene latifolia isolate original U9 population chromosome 11, ASM4854445v1, whole genome shotgun sequence includes:
- the LOC141611882 gene encoding small ribosomal subunit protein uS9-like: MATAAAAPTQSVQCFGRKKTAVAVTHCKAGRGLIKINGSPIELIQPEILRYKVFEPILLLGRHRFAGVDMRIRVKGGGHTSQIYAIRQSIAKALVAFYQKFVDEQQKKEIKDILVRYDRTLLVADPRRCEPKKFGGRGARARFQKSYR; encoded by the coding sequence AtggcaacagcagcagcagcgcCGACTCAATCAGTGCAATGCTTCGGGCGAAAAAAGACAGCAGTAGCAGTAACACACTGCAAGGCAGGTCGAGGTCTGATCAAGATCAACGGTTCACCCATCGAGCTAATCCAACCTGAGATCCTCCGTTACAAGGTGTTCGAACCAATCCTTCTTCTTGGACGACACAGGTTCGCTGGTGTTGACATGCGTATCCGTGTCAAAGGTGGTGGACATACATCTCAGATCTACGCTATCAGACAGTCTATTGCTAAAGCTCTTGTTGCTTTTTATCAGAAGTTTGTTGATGAACAACAGAAGAAGGAGATTAAAGATATTCTTGTGAGGTATGATAGGACTCTTCTTGTTGCTGATCCTAGAAGGTGTGAGCCTAAGAAGTTTGGTGGTCGTGGTGCTCGTGCTCGTTTCCAGAAATCTTaccgttaa